A window from Flavobacterium gyeonganense encodes these proteins:
- a CDS encoding DEAD/DEAH box helicase produces the protein MEPIKSFQFCFDISFEKNLNTYIPTAYIVKYTSEIKYLDKKATKDVLDSFGIDFDDLDSNTKKILTACESLKPEFIFRKFGAKIKSAKTIADLQKDSKIEFAMRQYLKFNLSSFYDLIVKEQFPLSLNLGPEKDFYRSRIATEPLDFEPHIQFNKHSEGITYTLSLKENKTTFLPMNSSITILLDEPGWLVIDKKLGQLKELNAKKLTPFLKKKSIEIPSKLVDDYFKGFIPEIAKKIDIEATGFEMEVRDQIISSTIQPVYDFFKNCYYLNLYFDYNGYVFDAGKTKKTHSFVDFSVANEPKIIQFKRSAVEILYTKKLLEIGLVKVKNELFGLETEVNDPYINIQLIIDNKEKLESLGFTIQNLKLESKEIITESNTVSIAKETKADWFDIKIIITIGNYKINFSEIIPNIKSKERLFQLPNGNYFLIPLEWFNKYGSLAKLAKTENGELLLRKSNFTALDGISEIDNDLDQIHKAEFTSSDLLKATLRPYQIDGVKWLLGHFNSNLGACLADDMGLGKTLQTLAVLVSVQEQLGFTTKTTNFDLFANETTVEREPLKALIVLPSSLVFNWFNEAGKFTPHFSKMQYVGNDRKFLVSRLDSTDLIFTSYSIVHRDISILEKYDFRYLILDESQYIKNKNSKIFKAINKIRTSHKIALSGTPIENSLDDLWSQMQFINPDILGTYNFFAENFKIPIEKKQNEEVLTELKNLIQPYILRRTKEQVLKDLPELTEQIYYCDMDPEQEKLYEKEKSKARNFLLKTDGSSPDKISIINTLMKLRQLSNHPKMVDADSEIDSGKFIAVTNYLENLVKAKQKAIIFSSFVTNLNFYTDWCKQNKIEFCEITGETPASKREQQVKLFQENKNRLLFFISLKAGGVGLNITKASYVLFLDPWWNPFAEKQGVARAHRIGQLNKVNVIRFISKNTVEEKIITLQENKKLLSDSLLEESYINDELEGNLGYILGS, from the coding sequence TTGGAACCTATTAAATCATTTCAGTTCTGTTTTGACATTAGTTTTGAAAAAAATCTGAATACCTATATCCCCACAGCCTACATCGTTAAGTATACCAGCGAAATCAAATATCTTGACAAAAAAGCTACAAAAGATGTGTTGGATAGTTTCGGAATTGATTTTGATGATTTAGATTCCAATACCAAAAAAATCCTTACAGCCTGTGAATCCTTAAAACCTGAATTCATTTTCAGGAAGTTTGGTGCCAAAATCAAATCTGCAAAAACAATAGCTGATCTGCAAAAAGATTCAAAAATTGAGTTTGCAATGCGTCAGTATTTAAAATTTAATTTAAGTTCTTTTTACGATTTAATTGTGAAAGAACAATTCCCACTATCTTTGAATCTGGGGCCTGAAAAAGACTTTTATCGATCAAGAATTGCTACCGAACCTCTTGATTTTGAACCTCATATTCAATTTAACAAACATTCCGAAGGCATCACTTATACCCTTTCTTTAAAAGAAAACAAAACTACTTTTTTACCGATGAATAGTAGTATTACCATTCTTTTGGATGAGCCGGGATGGTTGGTTATTGATAAAAAATTAGGACAATTAAAAGAACTGAATGCTAAAAAACTGACACCGTTTTTAAAGAAAAAATCAATCGAAATTCCGTCTAAATTAGTGGATGATTATTTTAAAGGATTTATACCCGAAATAGCCAAAAAGATTGATATTGAAGCTACGGGTTTTGAAATGGAGGTTCGTGATCAGATCATTTCGAGTACAATTCAGCCTGTTTATGATTTCTTTAAAAACTGTTATTACCTCAATCTTTATTTCGATTACAACGGCTACGTTTTTGATGCCGGCAAAACCAAAAAAACACATTCTTTTGTGGATTTTAGTGTTGCTAATGAGCCCAAGATAATTCAGTTTAAAAGGAGTGCTGTAGAAATTTTATACACCAAAAAATTACTAGAAATTGGTTTAGTTAAAGTCAAAAACGAACTATTTGGACTTGAAACAGAAGTGAATGATCCTTATATCAATATTCAGTTAATTATTGACAATAAAGAGAAACTTGAAAGTTTAGGTTTTACGATTCAAAACCTAAAACTCGAAAGCAAAGAAATTATTACAGAAAGCAACACTGTTTCGATTGCAAAAGAAACAAAAGCCGATTGGTTTGATATCAAAATTATCATAACGATTGGCAATTATAAAATCAACTTCAGCGAAATAATTCCGAATATAAAAAGCAAGGAAAGGCTTTTCCAATTGCCTAATGGAAACTATTTTTTAATTCCATTAGAATGGTTCAATAAATATGGTTCTTTGGCAAAACTGGCCAAAACAGAAAATGGAGAACTGCTTTTACGCAAAAGCAATTTCACAGCTTTAGACGGAATTTCAGAAATCGACAATGATTTGGACCAAATTCATAAAGCCGAATTTACATCTTCAGATTTGCTAAAAGCAACTTTGAGACCCTATCAAATTGATGGAGTAAAATGGCTTTTAGGTCATTTCAATTCTAATCTTGGAGCTTGTCTCGCCGATGATATGGGACTTGGAAAAACATTACAGACATTGGCTGTTCTGGTTTCCGTTCAGGAACAATTAGGCTTTACAACCAAAACTACCAATTTTGATTTGTTCGCAAATGAAACAACTGTCGAAAGAGAACCGCTTAAAGCTTTGATTGTTCTTCCCTCTTCTTTAGTTTTTAACTGGTTTAATGAGGCTGGAAAGTTTACACCACACTTTTCTAAAATGCAATATGTGGGGAATGACCGAAAATTTTTAGTAAGCAGATTAGATTCTACCGATTTAATTTTTACAAGTTACAGCATCGTTCATCGTGATATTTCAATTTTAGAAAAATACGATTTTCGTTATCTGATTTTGGACGAAAGTCAATACATCAAAAACAAAAATTCTAAGATTTTTAAAGCCATTAATAAAATCCGTACAAGTCACAAAATAGCGCTGAGCGGTACACCGATCGAAAATTCGCTTGATGATTTATGGTCGCAGATGCAGTTCATAAATCCGGATATTCTGGGAACTTATAATTTTTTCGCAGAAAATTTTAAAATTCCTATTGAGAAAAAACAGAATGAAGAAGTTTTAACCGAATTAAAAAACCTCATCCAGCCTTATATTTTGAGACGAACGAAGGAACAGGTTTTAAAAGATCTGCCAGAATTAACAGAACAGATTTATTACTGCGACATGGATCCGGAACAGGAAAAATTATACGAAAAAGAAAAATCTAAAGCGCGTAATTTCCTGCTTAAAACCGACGGTTCAAGTCCGGATAAAATCAGCATCATTAACACTTTGATGAAATTGCGACAATTGAGCAACCATCCTAAAATGGTTGATGCTGATTCAGAAATTGACTCCGGAAAATTTATTGCTGTGACGAATTATCTTGAAAATTTAGTCAAAGCAAAACAGAAAGCGATTATTTTTAGTTCATTTGTTACGAACCTGAATTTCTATACGGACTGGTGCAAACAAAATAAAATAGAGTTTTGTGAAATTACAGGAGAAACTCCAGCCAGTAAAAGAGAACAGCAAGTTAAATTATTCCAAGAAAATAAAAATCGATTATTATTCTTTATTTCGCTAAAAGCCGGAGGTGTCGGATTGAATATTACCAAAGCTTCTTATGTTTTATTTTTAGATCCATGGTGGAATCCTTTTGCAGAAAAGCAAGGAGTTGCACGAGCACATCGAATTGGTCAGCTAAATAAGGTCAATGTGATCCGTTTTATTTCGAAAAACACAGTCGAAGAAAAAATTATTACTCTTCAGGAAAACAAAAAACTGTTATCTGATTCGCTTTTAGAAGAAAGCTATATTAATGACGAACTTGAAGGCAACTTAGGCTATATTTTAGGTTCTTAA
- a CDS encoding class I SAM-dependent methyltransferase, with translation MKKLFKLVLNTIPRPLLIRLSYVVRPILALSLRGSKFTDPIDGKSFKSFLPYGYGKQRNNVLSPSTLSLERHRLLWLYLNDQTDFFTAPKKVLHFAPEQAFYKRFRKQKNLDYTTTDLLSPLADVKADICNLPFKDNEYDVILCNHVLEHIPDDTKAMQELYRVLKSGGMAVLQIPQDLSREVTFADDSITDQKERARIFGQYDHVRVYGRDYFDKLRSIGFIVIEEDYTNKIAPELVEKYCLAKGEIIPLCFKQEN, from the coding sequence ATGAAAAAACTATTCAAATTAGTACTTAATACAATCCCTCGTCCATTATTAATCCGTTTGAGTTATGTGGTGCGCCCAATTTTAGCTTTATCATTAAGAGGAAGCAAATTTACTGATCCTATTGATGGAAAAAGCTTTAAATCCTTTTTACCTTACGGATACGGAAAACAGCGTAATAATGTACTTTCTCCAAGTACACTTTCTCTGGAAAGACACCGTTTGCTTTGGCTGTATTTAAACGATCAGACTGATTTTTTTACAGCACCTAAGAAAGTATTGCATTTTGCTCCGGAACAAGCATTTTACAAAAGATTCCGTAAGCAGAAAAACCTGGATTACACTACAACTGACTTACTTTCGCCTTTGGCAGACGTAAAAGCAGATATCTGCAATTTACCTTTCAAAGACAATGAATATGATGTGATTTTATGTAATCACGTTTTAGAACATATTCCGGACGATACCAAAGCGATGCAGGAATTATACAGGGTTTTAAAATCAGGCGGAATGGCAGTTTTACAGATTCCACAGGATTTATCCCGCGAAGTTACTTTTGCAGACGATTCTATCACAGATCAAAAGGAACGCGCCAGAATATTTGGACAGTACGATCACGTTCGTGTATATGGTCGCGATTATTTTGATAAATTGAGAAGCATTGGTTTTATTGTTATCGAAGAAGATTACACCAATAAAATTGCACCCGAATTGGTTGAAAAATACTGTCTGGCAAAAGGCGAAATTATTCCGCTTTGCTTTAAACAGGAAAACTAA
- a CDS encoding GxxExxY protein, which produces MESAYQECLFYEIVNSGLIVEKEKILPIIYKDIKLDHGYRIDLLIENTIVIELKTVEAFTDVHFAQILTYLKLGNYPLGLLINFDSKILKNNIKRFINTL; this is translated from the coding sequence TTGGAATCAGCTTATCAAGAATGTTTATTTTATGAAATTGTAAATTCTGGCTTGATCGTTGAAAAAGAAAAAATCTTACCAATAATTTATAAAGATATCAAACTTGATCATGGATATAGAATTGATTTACTGATTGAGAATACAATTGTGATTGAGTTGAAAACTGTCGAAGCATTTACAGATGTTCATTTTGCACAAATATTGACTTATTTGAAACTCGGAAATTATCCATTAGGATTACTCATTAATTTTGATTCAAAAATTTTAAAAAATAATATAAAAAGATTTATAAATACTTTGTGA
- the map gene encoding type I methionyl aminopeptidase, with product MIIPKTREEIELMRESALIVSKTLGMIASEIKEGVTTLYLDKLAEEFIRDHGAVPSFLGLYDFPNSLCMSPNAQVVHGIPNNTPLQNGDVISVDCGAFKNGYHGDHAYSFEIGEVAPETKKLLQVTKESLYVGIREFKAGNRVEDVGNAIQKYTESHGYGVVRELVGHGLGQKMHEAPEMPNYGKKGRGKLFVEGMVVAIEPMINMGTKNIKQLKDGWTILTADGKPSAHFEHDVALIDGKPEILSTFYYIYKALGIESNEEDEFRRVPLVL from the coding sequence ATGATTATCCCAAAAACCCGTGAGGAAATAGAATTAATGCGCGAAAGTGCCTTGATCGTATCAAAAACATTAGGAATGATTGCTTCTGAAATTAAAGAAGGAGTCACTACACTATATCTTGACAAGTTAGCCGAAGAATTCATTCGTGATCACGGTGCCGTTCCAAGTTTTCTTGGTTTGTACGATTTTCCGAATTCGCTTTGTATGAGTCCGAATGCTCAGGTCGTTCACGGAATTCCGAATAATACGCCTTTGCAGAATGGTGATGTTATTTCGGTTGATTGCGGTGCTTTCAAAAACGGATATCATGGAGATCATGCCTATAGTTTTGAGATTGGAGAAGTTGCTCCTGAAACCAAAAAACTTTTACAGGTAACCAAAGAATCTCTTTACGTAGGAATCAGGGAATTTAAAGCCGGAAACCGTGTTGAAGATGTTGGAAATGCTATTCAGAAATATACGGAGTCTCACGGATACGGAGTTGTACGTGAATTGGTTGGACACGGATTAGGTCAAAAAATGCACGAAGCTCCTGAAATGCCTAATTATGGTAAAAAAGGAAGAGGAAAACTTTTCGTTGAAGGAATGGTCGTTGCCATTGAACCTATGATTAACATGGGGACAAAGAACATCAAACAGCTTAAAGATGGTTGGACAATCCTGACTGCTGACGGAAAACCAAGTGCGCATTTTGAACACGATGTTGCTTTAATCGACGGCAAACCGGAAATTTTATCGACTTTCTATTATATCTATAAAGCTTTAGGAATCGAAAGCAATGAAGAAGATGAATTTAGAAGAGTGCCTTTAGTATTGTAA
- the gpmI gene encoding 2,3-bisphosphoglycerate-independent phosphoglycerate mutase, protein MNKKVILMILDGWGKSPDPKVSAIDNANVPFINSLYQHYPSAQLRTDGLNVGLPEGQMGNSEVGHMNLGAGRIVYQDLAKINLAVAHQTLAKEQVLVDAFTYAKENNKKVHFLGLVSDGGVHSHTSHLRGLIDASQEYGLENVFVHAFTDGRDVDPKSGAKYIQDLENHIKDTPVKIASIIGRYYAMDRDKRWERVKLAYDLVVNAIGTHSKNAVASILESYSKDITDEFIEPIVMVDENEKPLATIVEGDVVIFFNFRTDRGRELTEALSQQDFHEQNMHKLNLYYVTLTNYDETYLNVKVVYNKDNITETLGEVLEKAGKKQIRIAETEKYPHVTFFFSGGREVPFEGESRILRNSPKVATYDLQPEMSAYELTDALVPELNKGEVDFVCLNFANGDMVGHTGIMEAAIKACEAVDACAKQVIEAALANNYTTIVIADHGNCETMINPDGSPNTAHTTNPVPIILVDKELKNIQNGVLGDIAPTILELMGVPQPEAMTCHSLL, encoded by the coding sequence ATGAACAAAAAAGTAATACTTATGATTTTAGACGGTTGGGGAAAATCTCCTGACCCTAAAGTATCTGCAATAGACAATGCAAATGTTCCTTTCATAAACAGCCTCTATCAACATTACCCTAGCGCTCAGCTTCGTACCGACGGATTAAACGTAGGTTTACCTGAAGGCCAAATGGGAAACAGCGAAGTAGGTCACATGAATCTTGGTGCCGGAAGAATTGTTTACCAGGATCTGGCTAAAATAAATTTAGCAGTAGCACATCAGACACTTGCAAAAGAACAAGTTTTAGTCGATGCTTTTACTTATGCTAAAGAAAACAATAAAAAAGTACACTTTTTAGGATTAGTATCTGATGGAGGCGTACACTCTCATACCTCACATTTACGCGGACTTATTGATGCTTCTCAGGAATATGGTTTAGAAAATGTATTTGTTCACGCCTTTACAGACGGACGTGATGTTGATCCAAAATCAGGAGCTAAATACATTCAGGATTTAGAAAACCATATTAAAGATACTCCGGTAAAAATCGCTTCAATTATTGGTCGTTATTATGCAATGGATCGTGACAAACGCTGGGAGCGTGTAAAACTAGCTTATGATTTGGTTGTAAATGCAATAGGAACTCATTCAAAAAATGCTGTCGCAAGTATTCTTGAAAGCTATTCAAAAGATATTACTGATGAGTTTATCGAACCAATCGTAATGGTTGATGAAAACGAAAAGCCATTAGCTACAATTGTAGAAGGTGATGTCGTAATATTCTTCAATTTTAGAACCGACAGAGGCCGTGAACTTACTGAAGCATTGTCACAGCAGGACTTCCACGAGCAAAACATGCACAAATTAAACTTATATTATGTAACGCTTACCAATTACGATGAAACGTATTTAAACGTAAAAGTGGTTTACAATAAAGACAATATTACTGAAACGCTTGGTGAAGTTTTAGAAAAAGCCGGCAAAAAACAAATTCGTATCGCCGAAACGGAGAAGTATCCACACGTAACCTTTTTCTTTTCAGGAGGAAGAGAAGTACCTTTTGAAGGAGAATCACGTATTTTAAGAAATTCTCCAAAAGTGGCAACTTACGATTTACAGCCAGAAATGAGCGCTTATGAATTAACTGATGCCCTTGTTCCGGAATTAAACAAAGGGGAAGTAGATTTTGTTTGTTTAAATTTTGCTAACGGTGATATGGTTGGACATACCGGAATCATGGAAGCCGCAATTAAAGCTTGTGAAGCTGTTGATGCCTGTGCAAAACAAGTTATTGAAGCCGCTCTTGCAAACAACTATACTACCATTGTAATTGCCGATCACGGTAACTGCGAAACAATGATTAACCCAGATGGAAGTCCAAATACAGCACACACAACAAATCCGGTGCCGATTATTCTGGTTGACAAAGAATTAAAAAATATTCAAAATGGTGTTTTAGGCGATATTGCACCAACTATTTTAGAATTAATGGGCGTTCCACAACCTGAAGCTATGACTTGTCATTCATTATTATAA
- a CDS encoding murein L,D-transpeptidase catalytic domain family protein, protein MIYKIYPAIVFLFLSFVTDSKNAAETKNVTAMSISKVEKRSVIDTKIENIYNTLNTNSFVLPELKTFTEALKGFYLLKEKGVIQKDILTLIDFSLSSNLKRLWVIDLSSNTILFQSLVAHGRNTGEEFASAFSNVNSSFKSSLGFYATGEIYQGKHGASLRLDGLERGINDQARKRGVVMHGADYVSESFIRAHKRLGRSQGCPAVPVELTDDIIQTIKGKSCLYIYHPSRSFVMEQELIS, encoded by the coding sequence ATGATTTATAAGATTTATCCCGCAATTGTATTTTTGTTTTTGTCATTTGTTACAGATTCTAAAAATGCTGCTGAAACTAAAAATGTAACAGCAATGAGTATCTCAAAAGTTGAAAAACGTTCTGTAATTGATACTAAAATTGAGAATATTTATAACACATTAAATACAAATAGTTTTGTTCTTCCTGAACTAAAAACATTTACTGAAGCCTTAAAAGGGTTTTACTTATTGAAAGAAAAAGGGGTTATCCAAAAAGATATCTTGACTTTAATTGATTTTAGTCTTTCATCAAATCTTAAACGCCTTTGGGTAATTGATTTGTCATCCAATACTATTTTATTTCAATCTCTTGTGGCTCATGGCAGGAATACAGGCGAAGAGTTTGCTTCTGCATTTTCAAATGTAAATTCTTCATTTAAAAGCAGTCTCGGCTTTTATGCTACGGGTGAAATTTATCAGGGTAAACATGGTGCTTCATTGCGATTAGATGGTTTAGAAAGAGGCATAAATGATCAGGCTCGTAAAAGAGGTGTTGTAATGCATGGTGCCGATTATGTTTCTGAATCTTTTATCAGAGCCCATAAAAGGTTAGGCAGAAGCCAGGGTTGTCCTGCTGTTCCTGTTGAATTGACAGACGATATTATTCAGACCATAAAAGGTAAGTCATGTCTGTATATCTACCATCCGTCAAGAAGTTTTGTAATGGAACAAGAGCTAATTTCTTAA
- a CDS encoding L,D-transpeptidase family protein has translation MNKFYFLLLLFVVVSCKKEQKDTPKIKKALPAIVITDARTIDIDTALINSYKSETLKQFYLSSANKTIWGNLKKRTYILSQLKKSDELGLNPNDYRVKKMDVYEKQIDKLNNKQLAEYDLLLTHNFEKYVTHLYEGKLNPKYLYRDWALEDKDLDINAVLVKSFNRNTLDSLVENIQPKTETYKQLLKALKLVNDFPSDNVKLIESAEKIKPNDTNIALINIKKRLLYWNDMSGNDSLTRIYDNKTFEAVKKFQARHGLVADGVIGASTIHHLNFSKEKRRHQIIANLERWRWYPNELAENYFIVNIPDFKLHVVENNDTTAVRNVVVGTSKRRTPVLTSTLKSIVFNPTWTVPPTILKEDVVPAMKRNRNYLKNKNITIYDRAGHEVDPANWNINKPRSYRYIQKPGYYNSLGLIKIMFPNNYSVYLHDTNHRNYFERSNRSLSSGCVRVENPLELAQHILDDSKNWSKEKIDTIIARKKTTSIRITKKYKLYQWYWTAWTEKDQLIFRYDVYDLDEDLYSKLRN, from the coding sequence ATGAATAAATTTTACTTTCTATTATTATTGTTTGTTGTTGTAAGCTGTAAAAAAGAACAAAAAGATACCCCTAAAATAAAAAAAGCCTTACCTGCCATTGTGATTACAGATGCAAGGACAATTGACATTGATACCGCACTTATAAATTCATATAAAAGTGAAACATTAAAACAATTTTATCTGTCATCTGCTAACAAAACGATTTGGGGAAATCTTAAAAAAAGAACCTACATCTTGTCACAACTGAAAAAATCAGATGAATTAGGACTGAATCCAAATGATTATCGGGTAAAAAAGATGGATGTTTATGAAAAACAAATTGACAAATTAAATAATAAACAGCTCGCTGAATATGATCTGTTGCTTACACATAATTTTGAAAAATATGTGACCCATTTATATGAAGGAAAATTAAATCCTAAGTATTTATATCGTGACTGGGCACTTGAAGACAAGGATTTAGATATCAATGCTGTGTTAGTAAAAAGTTTCAATCGTAATACTTTAGATAGTTTGGTTGAAAATATTCAGCCAAAAACTGAAACTTACAAACAATTACTGAAAGCCTTGAAACTTGTCAATGATTTTCCTTCTGATAATGTCAAATTGATTGAATCAGCAGAAAAAATAAAACCAAATGACACTAATATTGCTTTAATAAACATTAAAAAGAGACTTCTTTACTGGAATGACATGTCAGGAAACGACAGTTTAACAAGAATCTATGACAACAAAACATTTGAAGCTGTAAAAAAATTCCAGGCTCGACACGGATTAGTTGCTGACGGGGTTATTGGAGCCAGCACTATCCATCACCTAAATTTTTCTAAAGAAAAAAGAAGACATCAAATTATTGCAAACTTAGAACGCTGGAGATGGTATCCGAACGAACTAGCAGAAAATTACTTTATAGTAAATATTCCTGATTTTAAATTACATGTTGTAGAAAATAATGATACGACAGCTGTGAGAAATGTTGTTGTTGGAACCAGTAAAAGAAGAACACCGGTTTTAACATCTACGCTAAAGAGCATTGTTTTCAACCCAACCTGGACCGTCCCTCCTACTATTTTAAAAGAAGACGTTGTTCCTGCAATGAAGCGTAATCGAAATTATTTAAAAAACAAAAATATCACGATTTATGACAGAGCCGGACACGAAGTCGACCCTGCAAACTGGAACATCAACAAGCCCAGAAGCTATCGATATATCCAAAAACCGGGTTATTACAACTCCCTTGGGTTAATAAAAATTATGTTCCCTAATAATTATAGCGTGTATTTGCACGACACCAATCACAGAAATTACTTTGAAAGAAGCAACCGTTCTTTAAGTTCCGGCTGTGTGCGTGTCGAAAATCCCTTAGAATTAGCACAGCATATTTTAGACGATTCTAAAAACTGGTCTAAAGAAAAAATAGACACTATTATTGCACGTAAAAAGACAACTAGTATCCGAATTACCAAGAAATACAAATTATACCAATGGTACTGGACCGCCTGGACCGAAAAAGACCAGTTAATTTTTAGATACGACGTCTATGATCTTGATGAAGACTTATATTCCAAATTAAGAAATTAG
- a CDS encoding GNAT family N-acetyltransferase — MTLIKEISSQETFILRHPVLRKGKPIETCIFEGDDLQTTHHFGLFDNSDLIGIISLFFKTNPIFAENLQAQIRGMAIAQAHQKKGYGESLFKHCEAYCISNEFHLIWFNARVAAVGFYKKMGYKVKGNSFEIPDVGKHYLMYKKI, encoded by the coding sequence ATGACATTAATTAAAGAAATATCCTCTCAGGAAACTTTTATTTTACGACATCCTGTCCTCAGAAAAGGAAAACCCATCGAAACCTGCATTTTTGAAGGCGATGATTTACAAACAACACATCACTTCGGATTATTTGATAATTCAGATTTAATAGGAATAATTTCGTTATTCTTCAAAACCAATCCTATATTTGCAGAAAATTTACAAGCACAAATTCGCGGCATGGCTATTGCACAAGCACATCAGAAAAAAGGTTATGGAGAATCTCTTTTTAAACATTGTGAAGCATACTGTATTTCAAACGAATTCCATTTAATATGGTTTAATGCCAGAGTGGCTGCTGTTGGTTTCTATAAAAAAATGGGATACAAAGTCAAAGGAAATTCTTTTGAAATCCCAGATGTTGGAAAACATTATTTAATGTACAAAAAAATATAA
- the pepE gene encoding dipeptidase PepE — protein sequence MKNIIIASTSTLHGSSYLEYLLPTLQSHFANCKTILFIPYARPGGISHEEYTQKVAAVFQTIAISVKGIHEFENPETAIKNAEGIFTGGGNTFLLVKQLYKNNIMQLLSETVKNGTPYLGTSAGSNICGLSMQTTNDMPIVYPPSFQTLGLISFNLNPHYLDPEENSTHMGETREERIQEYHAFNTIPVLGLREGSWLEVKGEKITLKGNLSARLFRQNQLPEELGPESDLSGLK from the coding sequence ATGAAAAATATTATTATTGCCAGTACTTCTACTTTACACGGAAGCAGTTATTTAGAATATTTATTACCTACCCTTCAATCGCATTTTGCAAACTGTAAAACTATTTTATTCATACCTTATGCTCGCCCGGGAGGAATATCTCATGAAGAATACACGCAAAAAGTGGCTGCCGTATTTCAAACTATTGCTATTTCAGTAAAAGGAATTCATGAATTTGAAAACCCAGAAACAGCTATAAAAAATGCCGAAGGAATATTTACTGGCGGAGGAAACACCTTTTTATTGGTTAAGCAATTATACAAAAACAATATCATGCAGCTTCTTTCTGAAACAGTCAAAAACGGAACGCCATATCTGGGAACCAGTGCTGGAAGTAATATTTGCGGACTTTCGATGCAGACAACCAATGACATGCCTATCGTTTACCCTCCAAGTTTTCAAACTTTAGGTTTGATTTCTTTTAATCTGAATCCTCATTATTTAGATCCTGAAGAGAATTCTACCCACATGGGAGAAACCAGGGAAGAACGCATCCAAGAATATCATGCATTTAATACAATTCCGGTTTTAGGGCTTAGAGAAGGAAGCTGGCTTGAAGTAAAAGGAGAAAAAATTACTCTGAAAGGTAATTTATCAGCTAGATTATTTAGGCAAAATCAGCTTCCGGAAGAATTGGGACCCGAAAGTGATTTGAGTGGTTTGAAATAG